A genomic segment from Luteibacter aegosomatis encodes:
- the cobO gene encoding cob(I)yrinic acid a,c-diamide adenosyltransferase yields MDEEARHRDRMQRKKALIDRRIARATIDRGVLVVNTGNGKGKSSSGFGMLARSLGHGFRCGVVQFIKGSFSTGEEAFFRLFDDEGIDYHVMGEGFTWETQDKARDIAAAMAAWNVAERMLGDASYDFVLLDELNIALTKHYVPLERVLAALAARPERQHVVVTGRGAPDELVAVADTVTDMRVVKHAFQAGIRAQKGIEL; encoded by the coding sequence ATGGACGAAGAAGCGCGCCATCGCGACCGCATGCAACGCAAGAAGGCGCTGATCGACCGGCGCATCGCGCGCGCTACCATCGATCGCGGCGTGCTGGTGGTGAACACCGGCAACGGCAAGGGCAAGAGCTCGTCGGGCTTCGGCATGCTGGCGCGCTCGCTCGGCCACGGTTTTCGCTGCGGCGTGGTGCAGTTCATCAAGGGCAGTTTCTCCACCGGCGAAGAGGCGTTCTTCCGTCTGTTCGACGACGAAGGCATCGACTACCACGTGATGGGCGAGGGCTTCACCTGGGAAACCCAGGACAAGGCCCGCGACATCGCCGCCGCCATGGCGGCGTGGAACGTCGCCGAGCGCATGCTCGGCGATGCGTCGTATGATTTCGTGCTGCTGGACGAACTGAACATCGCGCTCACCAAGCACTACGTTCCCCTCGAGCGCGTGCTCGCGGCGCTGGCCGCGCGGCCGGAGCGGCAGCACGTGGTCGTCACCGGCCGCGGCGCGCCGGACGAACTGGTGGCCGTCGCCGACACCGTCACCGACATGCGGGTGGTGAAACACGCCTTCCAGGCGGGCATCCGCGCACAGAAAGGTATCGAGCTGTGA
- the cbiB gene encoding adenosylcobinamide-phosphate synthase CbiB encodes MLAAVLLDTWLGEARRFHPLVGFGRVASFVERRMNPLASFLRRQEPSVFRPDEAAPTSRRRWAPAFAGATAWGVMVLVPFGAVFALHRALPPVPAWLLDIVTLHVAIGRRSLADHAKPIAFALEARDLPSARVAVSRMVSRDTDDLDAAQIAGAATESVLENGHDAVFGALFWFVLLGAPGALLFRLANTLDAMWGYRTPRYLRFGWAAARADDVLGFVPARLTALTYATVGRFDTAMRCWRVQAPTWKSPNAGPVMAAGAGALGVALGGPAPYQGRWEDRPPLGEGDRPGAASIHGALRLVDRGVVLWLAVALVAGAAAHA; translated from the coding sequence ATGCTGGCGGCGGTGTTGCTCGATACGTGGCTGGGGGAGGCGCGCCGGTTTCATCCGCTGGTCGGTTTCGGCCGCGTCGCGTCGTTCGTGGAGCGACGCATGAACCCCCTCGCGTCGTTCCTGCGGAGGCAGGAACCCAGCGTCTTCCGTCCGGACGAAGCGGCACCCACGAGCCGGAGACGCTGGGCTCCTGCCTTCGCAGGAGCGACGGCGTGGGGTGTGATGGTGCTCGTGCCGTTCGGTGCCGTGTTCGCTTTGCACCGTGCTTTGCCCCCGGTGCCGGCATGGTTGTTGGATATCGTCACGCTCCACGTCGCCATCGGCCGCCGCAGCCTCGCCGACCACGCGAAGCCGATCGCCTTCGCCCTCGAGGCGCGCGACCTGCCCAGCGCAAGGGTGGCCGTCAGCCGCATGGTGAGCCGCGATACCGACGACCTCGATGCCGCGCAGATCGCCGGCGCCGCCACCGAGTCGGTGCTGGAGAACGGCCACGACGCCGTCTTCGGCGCCTTGTTCTGGTTCGTCCTGCTGGGTGCTCCCGGCGCCTTGCTCTTCCGACTCGCCAACACGCTGGACGCGATGTGGGGCTATCGCACGCCGCGTTACCTGCGTTTCGGCTGGGCCGCCGCGCGCGCGGACGACGTGCTGGGTTTCGTTCCCGCACGACTCACCGCGCTCACCTATGCCACCGTCGGGCGTTTCGACACGGCGATGCGCTGCTGGCGCGTGCAGGCGCCGACGTGGAAAAGCCCCAATGCGGGTCCGGTCATGGCGGCGGGGGCCGGTGCGCTGGGCGTGGCCCTCGGCGGTCCCGCGCCGTACCAGGGCCGTTGGGAAGACCGCCCTCCGCTCGGCGAAGGCGACCGGCCCGGCGCGGCATCCATCCATGGCGCCCTGCGCCTCGTCGACCGCGGCGTCGTGCTCTGGCTCGCCGTGGCCCTGGTGGCGGGAGCGGCGGCCCATGCTTGA
- a CDS encoding cobyrinate a,c-diamide synthase, whose protein sequence is MKRSCPALLVSAPASGQGKTSVTAALARAHARQGRRVRVFKTGPDFLDPMILERASGVPVYQLDAWMGGENDVRRRLYEAAGEADLILVEGVMGLFDGSPSSADLAVRFGLPVLAVIDGSAMAQTFGALAHGLATYRDDLRVRGVLANRIGSDYHASLLRESLRDGIDWYGALPRDEAMSLPERHLGLVAAAELPDLDVCLDALADALLARSALPLPPPVTFEAPADEAITVRLDGRRIAIARDAAFAFVYPANLDVLRRAGAEPVFFSPLAGDPLPPCDAVWLPGGYPELHLDILAARPDLRDALREHVDAGLPLLAECGGLLYALDRLTDREGRGAAMAGLLPGHAAMQPRMAALGMQAVDLPEGTLRGHSFHYARAEVDGEPLARAFNPNGGPTAEAVYRRGRMTASFVHFYFPSNPDAAMRLFLP, encoded by the coding sequence GTGAAGCGTTCCTGCCCCGCCTTGCTGGTTTCCGCGCCTGCGTCGGGGCAGGGCAAGACCAGCGTCACCGCCGCGCTGGCCCGTGCGCATGCGCGCCAGGGGCGCCGGGTCCGCGTCTTCAAGACGGGGCCCGACTTCCTCGATCCGATGATCCTCGAGCGCGCGAGCGGCGTGCCGGTATACCAGCTCGATGCCTGGATGGGCGGCGAGAACGATGTCCGTCGCCGCCTGTATGAGGCGGCGGGCGAGGCCGACCTGATCCTCGTCGAGGGCGTGATGGGCCTGTTCGACGGTTCGCCGTCGAGCGCCGACCTGGCGGTGCGTTTCGGCCTGCCGGTGCTTGCGGTCATCGACGGCTCGGCCATGGCGCAGACCTTCGGTGCGCTGGCACACGGGCTCGCCACCTACCGCGACGACCTGCGCGTGCGGGGCGTGCTCGCCAACCGCATCGGCAGCGATTACCACGCGTCCCTGCTGCGCGAGAGCCTGCGCGACGGTATCGACTGGTACGGCGCTTTGCCGCGCGACGAGGCGATGAGCCTGCCGGAGCGACACCTCGGCCTCGTCGCCGCCGCCGAGCTGCCCGATCTCGATGTGTGCCTGGATGCGCTGGCCGATGCGCTGCTCGCACGCAGCGCGCTGCCGTTGCCGCCGCCGGTCACGTTCGAGGCGCCTGCCGACGAAGCGATCACGGTGCGACTGGACGGTCGGCGCATCGCCATCGCCCGCGACGCGGCGTTCGCCTTCGTCTATCCGGCCAATCTCGACGTGCTGCGCCGCGCGGGTGCCGAACCGGTGTTCTTCTCTCCGCTGGCGGGCGATCCGCTTCCCCCCTGCGATGCCGTGTGGTTGCCGGGGGGTTATCCCGAGTTGCACCTGGATATCCTGGCCGCCCGCCCGGACCTGCGCGACGCGCTGCGGGAACACGTGGACGCGGGGCTTCCCCTGCTCGCCGAATGCGGTGGCCTGCTCTACGCGCTGGATCGCCTGACGGATCGCGAGGGACGTGGCGCCGCCATGGCGGGACTGCTTCCCGGCCATGCGGCGATGCAGCCGCGAATGGCGGCCTTGGGCATGCAGGCGGTGGATCTTCCCGAAGGCACGTTGCGCGGCCATTCGTTTCACTACGCACGCGCGGAGGTCGATGGCGAACCGCTTGCCCGCGCCTTCAATCCGAACGGCGGCCCTACCGCCGAGGCGGTGTATCGCCGCGGTCGCATGACGGCGAGCTTCGTGCATTTCTATTTCCCGTCGAATCCCGACGCCGCGATGCGTCTCTTCCTGCCGTGA
- the cobD gene encoding threonine-phosphate decarboxylase CobD, which yields MLEHGGRLARAARRYGIPREHWLDLSTGVSPHAWPVPPPPPDAWHRLPEDEDGLLDAARAYYGVEHLLPVAGSQAAIQALPWLRAPCRVGVVDPGYAEHAHAWRVAGHDVTPLPMHALLAEADRFDVVLLISPNNPTGERASPSLAPRLAAAGRWLVVDEAFADTRDASFLQDVGREGIIVLRSIGKFFGLAGARAGFVAAWPALLGALAERLGPWTLAGPSRVAVAQALRDRPWQDHMRPRLREESAALAALLARTGLPPSGSTDLFHYVMHTDAFRLHDALARRGILVRLFDDPPALRFGLPPDAAAFARLAAALEDVLA from the coding sequence ATGCTTGAACACGGCGGACGGCTCGCGCGCGCGGCCCGGCGTTACGGCATCCCGCGCGAACACTGGCTCGATCTTTCCACGGGCGTCAGCCCGCATGCCTGGCCCGTGCCGCCGCCGCCGCCCGACGCCTGGCACCGCCTGCCCGAGGACGAGGACGGCCTGCTCGACGCCGCGCGCGCCTATTACGGCGTCGAACACCTGTTGCCCGTCGCGGGCTCGCAGGCGGCGATCCAGGCCTTGCCCTGGCTTCGCGCGCCGTGTCGCGTGGGCGTCGTCGATCCGGGTTACGCGGAGCACGCGCATGCCTGGCGCGTGGCGGGACACGACGTCACGCCGCTTCCCATGCACGCCTTGCTCGCGGAGGCGGATCGCTTCGATGTCGTGTTGCTGATTTCGCCCAACAATCCCACGGGCGAACGTGCCTCGCCTTCGCTGGCCCCACGTCTCGCCGCGGCGGGTCGATGGCTGGTGGTGGACGAAGCCTTCGCGGATACGCGCGATGCGTCGTTCCTGCAAGACGTCGGGCGCGAAGGGATTATCGTATTGCGATCGATCGGCAAGTTCTTCGGGCTCGCCGGTGCCCGCGCCGGATTCGTCGCCGCGTGGCCCGCCTTGCTCGGAGCGCTCGCCGAACGGCTCGGCCCGTGGACGCTCGCCGGTCCGAGCCGCGTCGCGGTCGCGCAGGCCTTGCGCGACCGTCCATGGCAGGACCACATGCGGCCACGCCTGCGCGAGGAGTCCGCGGCCCTGGCCGCGCTGCTCGCGCGGACGGGCCTGCCTCCTTCCGGCAGTACGGACCTGTTTCATTACGTGATGCATACCGACGCTTTCCGCCTCCATGACGCGCTCGCCCGTCGCGGCATCCTCGTTCGCCTGTTCGACGATCCGCCCGCGCTGCGTTTCGGCTTGCCGCCGGATGCGGCGGCTTTCGCGCGACTGGCCGCCGCGCTGGAGGACGTTCTCGCGTGA
- a CDS encoding cobyric acid synthase — translation MSARVLMVQGCTSDAGKSTLVAALCRWLRRRGIAVAPFKPQNMALNSAVTVDGGEIGRAQAVQAQAAGVAPHTDFNPVLLKPNSDTGAQVIVHGHAVGNMDAVGYHAYKRVAMEAVLTSHGRLVGHYDAVVVEGAGSPAEVNLRDRDIANMGYAEAVDCPVILVADIDRGGVFAHLVGTLAVLSPSERERIAGFVINRFRGDPALLKPGLDWLERETGKPVLGVLPYLHGLALEAEDALPRDRDARPDASLRIVVPAFPRISNHTDFDALLAHPDVDLRFVGPGEALPPCDLIVLPGSKSTRADLSWLRRQGWDAAILRHLRYGGRVIGICGGFQMLGHAVHDPQGIEGDIGSTAGLGLLDIDTVLMPRKQLLRVHGRLLAEDAPISGYEIHCGTSAGPGLGRPAIRLEGGRTDGARSDDGKVMGTYLHGLFDHPEGLSALLRACGVAAPVPLDIQALREASLDRLADTVEAHMDTEVLSRLMGLA, via the coding sequence GTGAGCGCCCGCGTGCTCATGGTGCAGGGCTGCACGTCGGATGCGGGCAAGAGCACGCTGGTGGCGGCGCTTTGCCGCTGGTTGCGCCGTCGTGGCATCGCGGTGGCGCCGTTCAAGCCGCAGAACATGGCCTTGAACTCCGCGGTGACCGTCGACGGCGGCGAGATCGGTCGCGCGCAGGCGGTGCAGGCCCAGGCGGCGGGGGTGGCCCCCCATACCGATTTCAATCCGGTGTTGCTCAAGCCCAACAGCGACACGGGCGCGCAGGTGATCGTCCACGGCCACGCGGTGGGCAACATGGATGCGGTGGGATACCACGCGTACAAGCGCGTCGCGATGGAGGCCGTGCTGACGTCGCACGGGCGGCTGGTCGGGCACTACGATGCCGTGGTGGTGGAAGGCGCGGGCAGTCCCGCCGAGGTGAACCTGCGCGACCGCGACATCGCCAACATGGGTTACGCCGAAGCGGTGGATTGCCCGGTGATCCTCGTCGCCGACATCGACCGGGGCGGCGTATTCGCCCATCTCGTCGGCACGCTGGCCGTGTTGTCGCCCAGCGAGCGCGAGCGCATCGCGGGCTTCGTCATCAACCGCTTTCGGGGCGACCCTGCCTTGCTGAAGCCGGGCCTGGATTGGCTGGAGCGGGAAACGGGCAAGCCGGTGCTGGGCGTGCTTCCGTATCTGCATGGCCTCGCGCTGGAAGCCGAGGACGCCTTGCCGCGGGATCGCGACGCGCGCCCGGACGCTTCCCTGCGCATCGTGGTGCCCGCCTTCCCGCGCATCAGCAACCACACCGATTTCGACGCCTTGCTCGCGCATCCCGACGTGGACCTGCGCTTCGTCGGACCGGGGGAGGCGCTGCCGCCTTGCGACCTCATCGTGCTTCCGGGGTCCAAGTCGACGCGTGCGGATCTTTCCTGGCTGCGCAGGCAAGGATGGGACGCGGCGATCCTGCGACATCTTCGCTATGGCGGCCGTGTCATCGGCATCTGCGGCGGATTCCAGATGCTGGGGCATGCCGTGCACGATCCGCAGGGCATCGAGGGCGACATCGGTTCCACCGCGGGGCTGGGGTTGCTCGACATCGATACGGTACTCATGCCGCGTAAGCAGCTGCTCCGGGTGCACGGACGCCTGCTTGCGGAAGATGCGCCCATCAGCGGTTACGAGATCCACTGCGGCACGAGCGCCGGCCCCGGCCTGGGGCGCCCCGCCATTCGTCTCGAAGGAGGGCGCACCGACGGTGCGCGCTCGGACGACGGCAAGGTCATGGGCACCTATCTGCACGGCCTGTTCGACCATCCCGAAGGCCTGTCGGCGCTGTTGCGGGCGTGCGGCGTGGCTGCGCCGGTGCCGCTGGATATCCAGGCCCTGCGCGAGGCATCGCTCGACCGCCTGGCCGATACCGTCGAGGCGCACATGGATACCGAGGTGCTGTCCCGACTCATGGGGCTCGCATGA